From Bacillus sp. FSL K6-3431, the proteins below share one genomic window:
- the rpmF gene encoding 50S ribosomal protein L32 — translation MAVPKRRTSKTVKKQRRTHFKLQVPGMVACPNCGEMKLAHRVCKECGTYKGKTVVGE, via the coding sequence ATGGCAGTACCAAAAAGAAGAACTTCTAAAACTGTAAAAAAACAACGCCGCACACATTTCAAACTTCAAGTGCCTGGAATGGTTGCATGCCCAAATTGTGGTGAAATGAAACTTGCACACCGTGTATGTAAAGAATGTGGAACATACAAAGGAAAAACAGTTGTAGGCGAATAA
- a CDS encoding CAP domain-containing protein: MLRILFRVMIISAIIFIISIYYYSAPDNDEILQDYNFSNPPKKDIDNNLDDDIQDGTKRPEEGLSVYIGKSAESLVKDYGEPRRKDPTAYGYEWWIYNGFDGTYMQAGIQNGSVVTLYVIGSSLNVSPYTIGQTIEEIYRTTLLDTEITITLDQGTYRFELSEEDLNIRPLVQLGDIYAQLAIDKFTGELSSVRFSDKKTLVVQSPYEMPYRGELITPSTPNEAEWAEIEKGSARQIFDITNVIRKRFELNQLLWNEPVAEVAYEHSKDMFDNDYFSHSSPDHGDLSERLDTNDIDFQAASENIALGYIDGPAVVEGWLNSEGHRTALLGKDFTQLGVGVYQKYYTQNFITIK, translated from the coding sequence TTGCTGCGTATTCTCTTTCGAGTAATGATCATATCTGCAATTATTTTTATCATTAGTATTTACTATTACTCAGCACCTGACAATGATGAGATACTACAGGATTATAATTTTAGTAATCCGCCTAAGAAGGATATAGATAATAATTTGGATGACGACATTCAAGATGGTACGAAAAGGCCAGAAGAAGGCTTGTCCGTATACATTGGTAAGTCTGCTGAATCATTGGTTAAGGATTATGGAGAACCACGTAGAAAAGATCCTACAGCGTATGGCTATGAATGGTGGATTTATAATGGTTTCGATGGAACCTATATGCAAGCTGGCATACAAAATGGATCTGTCGTGACATTATATGTTATTGGAAGCAGTCTAAATGTGAGTCCATATACAATTGGGCAAACAATTGAGGAAATTTATCGAACTACACTTCTGGATACGGAGATTACAATAACCCTTGATCAAGGAACATATCGCTTTGAACTTTCGGAAGAGGATTTAAACATCCGTCCACTTGTTCAATTGGGAGATATATATGCTCAATTGGCTATTGATAAATTTACTGGGGAATTGTCAAGTGTTAGATTTTCAGATAAAAAAACACTCGTGGTCCAAAGTCCATATGAAATGCCATATCGCGGCGAACTAATAACACCTTCAACGCCTAATGAGGCAGAATGGGCTGAAATTGAAAAAGGAAGTGCCAGACAAATTTTCGATATTACAAATGTGATTCGGAAAAGATTTGAATTAAACCAATTATTATGGAACGAACCAGTAGCTGAAGTAGCGTATGAACATAGTAAGGATATGTTCGATAATGATTATTTTTCCCACAGTTCTCCTGATCATGGAGATTTATCTGAGAGATTGGATACAAACGATATAGACTTTCAAGCGGCTAGCGAGAATATCGCATTAGGCTATATTGATGGTCCAGCAGTAGTGGAAGGTTGGCTTAATTCTGAAGGACATAGAACTGCATTATTGGGAAAAGATTTCACACAATTAGGTGTAGGTGTTTACCAGAAATATTACACACAAAATTTTATAACAATAAAATAA
- a CDS encoding patatin-like phospholipase family protein — translation MDMPRIGLALGSGGARGFAHLGVLKVLKENNIPVDLIAGSSMGALVACFYAFGHDIDKMIQLSIAFRKKYYLDLTVPKMGFIAGKRVKSLIKLFVHGGNIEDLKIPICVIATDLQTGEKVEFMKGSIAEAVRASISIPGIFSPEKINGRLLVDGGVVDRVPVSTVKRMGADIIIGSDVARVNKQAEISNVYDVIMQSLDILQMEIGATRENESDVMIHPSVEMFSARAFKNIADIIKAGEEATIKKMPQIKAVINEFQINRCDK, via the coding sequence ATGGATATGCCGAGGATAGGGTTGGCATTAGGATCTGGAGGTGCTAGAGGCTTTGCCCATTTAGGTGTATTAAAAGTATTAAAAGAAAATAATATTCCCGTCGATTTAATTGCTGGAAGTAGTATGGGTGCGCTTGTAGCTTGCTTTTATGCATTTGGACACGATATTGACAAGATGATTCAGTTGTCTATTGCCTTCCGAAAAAAATATTATCTTGACCTAACTGTACCTAAAATGGGATTTATAGCTGGTAAACGGGTGAAAAGCCTCATTAAACTTTTCGTCCATGGTGGTAATATAGAGGATTTAAAAATTCCTATTTGTGTCATTGCAACAGATTTACAAACAGGTGAAAAAGTGGAATTTATGAAAGGATCGATAGCGGAGGCAGTGAGGGCGAGTATTTCCATACCAGGAATATTTTCACCAGAAAAGATAAATGGCAGATTATTAGTGGATGGAGGCGTTGTAGATCGAGTTCCTGTATCAACTGTAAAAAGAATGGGGGCAGATATTATTATCGGCTCAGATGTTGCAAGAGTAAATAAACAGGCAGAAATATCGAATGTATATGATGTTATTATGCAAAGCCTAGATATATTGCAGATGGAAATTGGTGCTACACGAGAGAATGAATCAGATGTCATGATCCATCCTTCCGTAGAAATGTTTAGTGCACGTGCGTTTAAAAATATTGCTGACATTATTAAAGCGGGAGAAGAAGCTACAATTAAAAAAATGCCACAAATAAAAGCAGTAATAAATGAATTTCAAATAAATAGATGTGACAAGTGA
- the coaD gene encoding pantetheine-phosphate adenylyltransferase has product MKKIAVCPGSFDPVTFGHLDIIRRGAKVFDEIYVVVLSNSAKKPLFSVEERTDLIQAVTKDIPNVKVDSFNGLLVDYARSVNAHAIIRGLRAVSDFEYEMQVTSMNRVLNDNIETFFIMTNNQYSFLSSSIVKEVAKYNGDISELVPTQVEKALYHKFN; this is encoded by the coding sequence ATGAAGAAAATCGCAGTATGTCCTGGCAGCTTTGATCCAGTGACATTTGGTCATTTGGACATTATCCGCCGTGGTGCAAAGGTGTTTGATGAAATATATGTTGTAGTACTAAGCAATTCTGCAAAAAAGCCACTGTTTTCAGTTGAGGAAAGAACTGATTTGATTCAAGCAGTCACTAAGGATATACCTAATGTAAAAGTAGATTCATTTAACGGCCTACTCGTTGATTATGCACGAAGTGTAAATGCACATGCAATTATTAGAGGATTGCGTGCAGTTTCAGATTTTGAATACGAAATGCAAGTAACATCGATGAATAGGGTATTGAATGATAACATTGAAACATTCTTCATTATGACAAACAATCAATATTCCTTTTTAAGTTCCAGTATTGTCAAGGAAGTAGCTAAGTACAATGGTGACATTTCCGAACTTGTACCAACCCAAGTTGAAAAGGCATTATATCATAAATTTAACTAA
- a CDS encoding YlbG family protein: MLKGRQGLIIWLFSLKNAKSLRRFGNVHFVSKRMKYVILYCNQDEVDDLSKKLASMPFVKKVEPSYKPFLKTEFENSKPDKAKEYDYRIGI; encoded by the coding sequence ATGCTTAAGGGAAGACAGGGATTAATCATTTGGCTATTTAGTTTAAAAAACGCAAAATCTTTGCGGCGTTTTGGAAATGTGCACTTTGTTTCCAAGCGAATGAAATATGTAATCTTATATTGTAATCAAGATGAAGTGGATGATCTATCTAAAAAACTAGCATCCATGCCATTTGTAAAAAAAGTAGAACCATCGTATAAACCTTTTTTAAAGACCGAATTTGAAAATTCGAAGCCCGATAAAGCGAAAGAATATGATTACAGAATTGGAATATGA
- a CDS encoding YlbF family regulator: MLATIESVKLIEKAEMIGDWIIASDIAENYRLFYHKLQSDPGTRKKIAEFVKMKDLYEDVQRFGRYHPDYKQIMTDTRVCKREMDMDENVANFRRAETDLQSLLDEVSTLIGRSVSEHIKVPTGNPFFESGSSCGGGCGTGGGCGCSA; encoded by the coding sequence TTGCTTGCTACAATCGAAAGTGTAAAATTAATTGAAAAAGCTGAAATGATTGGAGATTGGATCATAGCATCTGATATTGCCGAAAATTATAGGCTCTTTTATCATAAATTACAAAGCGATCCAGGAACGCGAAAAAAGATTGCCGAATTTGTAAAAATGAAGGATCTTTATGAAGACGTTCAAAGATTTGGTCGGTATCATCCAGACTATAAGCAAATTATGACTGACACTCGTGTATGTAAAAGAGAAATGGACATGGATGAAAATGTAGCGAATTTTCGGAGGGCTGAGACCGACCTACAATCACTTTTAGATGAGGTTAGTACATTAATTGGCAGGTCCGTCTCGGAGCATATCAAGGTGCCTACTGGTAATCCATTCTTCGAAAGTGGTTCATCATGTGGTGGTGGCTGTGGAACAGGTGGAGGATGTGGATGCTCCGCATAA
- a CDS encoding YlbE-like family protein, whose amino-acid sequence MCVRQDIMHYIRENNELNRFIREQPYWYRKLSRDPESFSQFEIASLHYFQKTIPHKVEKFSNGLQMASMMMGMLQSMNTSE is encoded by the coding sequence ATGTGTGTGAGGCAGGATATTATGCATTATATACGTGAAAACAATGAGTTAAACCGGTTTATTCGTGAGCAACCTTATTGGTATCGAAAATTATCGAGAGATCCGGAAAGTTTTAGCCAGTTTGAGATTGCTTCTCTACATTATTTTCAAAAGACGATTCCGCATAAAGTTGAAAAATTTTCAAATGGGTTACAAATGGCATCGATGATGATGGGGATGTTGCAGTCGATGAATACGTCGGAGTAA
- a CDS encoding nucleotidyltransferase gives MRSAGVVVEYNPFHNGHNYHIQETKRKSQADVIIAVMSGNFLQRGEPALVSKWSRTKMALKAGADIIIELPYAFAVQKAETFAYGSVFLLNALKCNTICFGSERGDLLPFIRTLHFLEQHKEDYDDWIHSYMKEGLSYPTAASNAYKRLDPPDDLIDLSKPNNILGFHYLSAAANINKQIEFITINRQNADYHDEDFQHATIASATAIRKSLQQHSSLDKVRSFMPDTTYSELATYKTAYGQFHDWENYWPYLQYQLLTIDADELRTIYEVEEGIENRLIKAARQAESFLAFMQMIKTKRYTWTRLQRLCTHILCNCKKSDINKIGKNPSYIRLLGMSEAGRIYLNQVKKDLPIPLIAKVSAFPKELLQLDLKAANVYTLGLSEPERSKLFKLEFEQPPIYFDSAKQ, from the coding sequence ATGAGAAGTGCAGGTGTTGTAGTAGAATATAATCCTTTTCATAATGGACATAATTATCATATCCAAGAAACAAAACGCAAATCTCAAGCGGATGTTATTATTGCGGTCATGAGCGGAAATTTTTTACAAAGAGGTGAACCAGCACTTGTTTCAAAATGGAGCCGTACCAAAATGGCTTTGAAAGCTGGTGCAGATATTATTATAGAGCTTCCTTACGCTTTTGCTGTTCAAAAAGCCGAAACCTTTGCTTACGGGTCAGTGTTTCTGCTAAATGCACTAAAATGTAATACTATTTGCTTCGGAAGTGAAAGAGGAGATTTATTACCCTTCATACGTACACTCCACTTTCTAGAACAGCATAAGGAAGATTATGATGATTGGATACATAGCTATATGAAAGAAGGATTAAGCTACCCTACTGCAGCAAGCAATGCATATAAGAGGTTAGATCCTCCTGATGACTTGATTGATCTGTCCAAACCTAATAATATACTCGGATTTCATTATTTATCCGCAGCAGCTAATATAAATAAACAAATCGAGTTTATTACGATTAATCGACAAAATGCTGACTACCATGATGAAGATTTTCAGCATGCAACAATTGCTAGTGCTACTGCAATTCGCAAATCATTGCAGCAACACTCGAGTTTAGATAAGGTACGTTCTTTTATGCCTGATACTACATATTCAGAACTTGCTACATACAAAACAGCATATGGACAATTTCATGATTGGGAAAACTATTGGCCATACTTGCAATACCAATTACTCACGATCGATGCAGATGAATTACGAACTATTTATGAAGTTGAAGAAGGAATTGAAAACCGCCTCATTAAAGCTGCGCGGCAAGCAGAAAGCTTTTTAGCCTTCATGCAAATGATTAAGACAAAAAGATATACATGGACAAGGCTTCAGAGATTATGCACACATATTTTATGCAATTGTAAAAAAAGTGATATAAATAAAATAGGTAAAAATCCTTCATATATTAGACTACTTGGTATGAGTGAAGCTGGTAGAATTTATTTAAATCAAGTAAAGAAGGATCTTCCTATACCACTTATTGCGAAAGTTTCAGCTTTTCCTAAAGAATTACTACAGCTCGATTTAAAAGCAGCTAATGTATACACACTTGGTTTATCTGAGCCTGAGAGATCCAAATTATTTAAACTTGAATTCGAACAGCCTCCGATTTATTTTGACTCCGCAAAACAATAG
- a CDS encoding stalk domain-containing protein produces the protein MKKTFFILIFMLIFLTSSLIFLQWNGYTSASDGPETKDKKQLIKVIHQKEGLIVEQIISNLEEETVPVSFPAEATDMSCTNGSEKECKWIGPEKKQIVLEGNELTFRYTLPALNSEKSVLLTNWSVQLQDQPIALTRVQLSDRKSHSGSWIADARLLGLKEMSLLDYYVFENSGDAPVLYWQKEKLLKKAEFDNVTIYSNQDFILDKDIISAFRSVKGLKSEQQIQIILTNLHEEMKIDSLMIIQSQKKLSLIQEEIVKKQLALLFQFPEQEKWIVDIIASGLLQKPIGEKKAQTMYSELKTELGKESFAAWLDKIFDGKEVDINAEKLDGFIEAPLGMEAKFFSINAQIEDSMIPLYFVDARDIHINEQKSLKAHIIIQDGKRYISLVPLLTELEYQVKYDNKEEVHTEKGPVKYRFYVNKRIFRLDEQKYGMKESPVVELNHDIYIEFGLINTFFNVTITEEDTQINIF, from the coding sequence ATGAAAAAAACCTTTTTTATACTAATATTTATGTTAATTTTCTTGACATCGAGTCTTATTTTTTTGCAATGGAATGGATACACATCTGCAAGTGATGGACCAGAAACAAAAGATAAAAAACAATTGATAAAAGTGATTCATCAAAAAGAAGGCCTGATTGTAGAACAAATAATCTCTAATCTGGAAGAAGAAACTGTGCCTGTTTCTTTTCCAGCCGAAGCAACGGATATGTCATGCACGAATGGCTCGGAAAAAGAGTGTAAATGGATAGGCCCTGAAAAAAAGCAAATCGTTTTGGAGGGGAATGAACTGACCTTCCGTTATACATTACCAGCGCTTAACTCTGAAAAAAGTGTTCTTTTAACAAACTGGTCTGTTCAACTACAAGATCAGCCAATTGCTTTAACTAGAGTGCAATTAAGTGATAGAAAAAGTCATTCTGGAAGTTGGATAGCTGATGCACGTTTGCTTGGGCTAAAAGAAATGAGTTTACTCGACTATTATGTATTTGAAAACTCTGGTGATGCACCTGTTCTTTATTGGCAAAAGGAAAAGCTGTTAAAAAAAGCGGAATTTGATAATGTGACAATTTATTCAAATCAAGATTTTATTCTAGACAAAGATATTATTTCTGCATTCAGATCAGTTAAGGGATTAAAAAGTGAACAACAAATACAAATAATCCTTACTAATTTGCATGAAGAGATGAAAATAGATAGTTTAATGATCATTCAATCGCAAAAGAAGTTGTCGCTCATTCAAGAAGAAATAGTTAAAAAGCAGCTCGCACTATTATTTCAATTTCCGGAACAAGAAAAATGGATAGTAGATATTATTGCATCTGGTTTGCTTCAGAAGCCCATTGGTGAAAAGAAAGCACAGACTATGTATTCAGAGCTCAAAACAGAACTTGGCAAAGAAAGTTTTGCAGCTTGGCTTGATAAGATATTTGATGGTAAAGAGGTTGATATAAACGCTGAAAAACTAGATGGTTTTATTGAGGCACCCTTAGGAATGGAAGCAAAGTTTTTTTCTATTAATGCACAAATAGAAGATTCGATGATCCCTTTATATTTTGTAGATGCGCGTGATATTCACATAAATGAACAAAAGTCATTAAAAGCACATATTATTATCCAAGATGGAAAGAGATATATCTCGCTTGTTCCGCTCCTTACTGAATTGGAATATCAAGTAAAATATGATAATAAAGAGGAAGTGCATACTGAAAAAGGGCCAGTAAAATACCGGTTTTATGTAAATAAACGAATTTTTCGCTTGGATGAGCAAAAGTATGGTATGAAGGAAAGTCCAGTAGTTGAACTTAATCATGATATCTATATAGAATTTGGATTAATAAACACCTTTTTTAATGTAACAATTACGGAAGAGGATACTCAAATTAATATCTTCTAA
- a CDS encoding YceD family protein, with product MKWTVTELQKFRDSKLKMDEIIDVAKELKQTDPEIRDMSPVHVTGRVDIDSQKAIFHIHLSGTMVLPCSRTLVDVDYPIDVNAMETFLLNPLDKNLDETNQYYVAEAGMIDLQPVIEELLLLEIPMQIFAEDVENDHSLPQGKGWELMTEEQLENERENKIDPRLAGLADLFKSEKE from the coding sequence TTGAAATGGACAGTAACTGAGCTTCAAAAGTTTCGCGATAGTAAATTAAAAATGGACGAGATAATAGATGTTGCTAAAGAGCTTAAACAAACAGATCCAGAGATTAGGGATATGTCTCCTGTGCATGTTACAGGAAGGGTTGATATCGACTCTCAGAAAGCAATCTTCCACATCCATTTATCTGGTACAATGGTACTTCCGTGCTCGCGAACACTCGTAGATGTAGATTATCCAATTGACGTTAATGCTATGGAAACTTTTTTGTTAAATCCACTAGATAAAAATCTAGATGAAACTAATCAGTATTATGTAGCAGAGGCTGGAATGATTGATTTACAGCCAGTGATAGAGGAACTCCTTCTTTTGGAAATTCCTATGCAAATTTTTGCCGAAGATGTAGAGAATGATCATTCACTACCTCAAGGAAAAGGTTGGGAATTGATGACTGAGGAACAGCTTGAAAATGAACGTGAGAATAAAATAGACCCACGTTTAGCAGGTCTCGCTGACTTGTTTAAAAGCGAAAAAGAGTAA
- a CDS encoding YlbD family protein, which yields MVNKLHPSVEQFKQFVKQHPKITQIVKNKENTWQELYEDWYLLGAEDPKWDDYRENNIGKKESVTGKEEKGWINQFTGLLKNMDANQVQNQVNNLSQAIGAIQGVLSQFQGQNGQTTEQEPSAKQHPFAFRKD from the coding sequence ATGGTGAATAAATTACATCCATCAGTCGAGCAATTCAAACAATTTGTTAAGCAACATCCGAAGATCACACAAATAGTTAAAAATAAAGAAAATACTTGGCAAGAATTATATGAAGATTGGTATTTGTTAGGAGCTGAAGACCCAAAATGGGATGATTACCGTGAGAATAATATAGGGAAAAAGGAAAGCGTCACGGGAAAAGAGGAAAAAGGTTGGATAAATCAATTTACTGGCCTTTTGAAAAATATGGATGCAAACCAGGTGCAAAATCAAGTGAATAATTTGAGCCAAGCAATAGGAGCAATTCAAGGAGTTTTATCGCAATTCCAAGGACAAAATGGTCAAACCACGGAACAAGAACCATCGGCAAAGCAACATCCATTTGCTTTTAGAAAAGATTGA
- a CDS encoding IS1182 family transposase: MFKNYNMNQLVLPLDLEVNLQNNDIAFHIHCLVESIPQEAFEPFLRNEGCPAYHPRMMLKIILCGYTQSVFSGRKIEALLKDSIRMMWLAQGYEPSYRTINRFRVQPEVKELIRQCFVQFRCQLVQEKLIDQEAIFIDGTKIEANANKFTFVWKKSIEKYHQGLIEKSNQLYNELLEKEILPEIERESEEELTLEELARIVQKADDVINDYDKKIEASSDNTERKTLRSERKFPKQVRKQLLDYIVRKQKYERHFEIFGTRNSYSKTDHDATFMRMKDDYMKNGQLKPGYNVQISTEGQYTLAYSLFSNPTDTRTLIPFLDEIEQHYLPLPKYIVADAGYGSEQNYDDILSNRKREALITYNMYLKEQNKKYKQNEFNSVNWLYDEEKDTYTCPNQQRVVFKYHSVRTDKSGFEREFKIYECEDCSDCPFRSLCTKAKEGNHRKIMVNKKWEQQKEYVRAKLSEEKMNSIYRRRKIDVEPVFGFLKANLCFTRFSVRGKSKVENEMGLALMAVNLRKFTVNTLVRT, translated from the coding sequence ATGTTTAAAAATTATAACATGAATCAATTAGTTTTACCTTTAGATTTAGAAGTAAATTTGCAAAATAACGATATTGCCTTCCACATTCACTGTTTAGTTGAAAGCATCCCGCAGGAAGCCTTTGAACCATTTCTTCGAAATGAGGGATGTCCTGCCTATCACCCCCGCATGATGCTTAAAATCATCTTATGTGGCTACACTCAATCTGTATTTTCGGGTCGTAAAATTGAAGCACTTTTAAAAGACAGTATTCGCATGATGTGGCTCGCACAAGGATACGAACCGAGCTATCGTACAATTAATCGCTTTCGTGTGCAACCTGAAGTTAAAGAATTAATTCGTCAATGCTTTGTACAATTTCGCTGTCAGTTAGTCCAAGAAAAGCTTATTGACCAAGAAGCAATTTTTATTGATGGTACAAAAATTGAAGCGAATGCGAATAAATTTACATTTGTCTGGAAAAAATCAATTGAGAAATATCATCAGGGATTAATTGAAAAATCAAATCAACTCTACAATGAGCTACTTGAGAAAGAGATTTTACCCGAAATTGAGCGTGAAAGCGAAGAAGAATTAACCCTTGAGGAACTCGCCCGCATAGTTCAAAAAGCAGACGATGTCATTAACGACTATGACAAAAAGATTGAAGCATCTTCAGACAATACAGAAAGAAAAACGTTAAGGAGTGAACGGAAGTTCCCAAAACAGGTCCGCAAACAGTTACTGGATTACATCGTTCGTAAACAGAAATATGAACGACATTTTGAAATCTTTGGCACGCGTAATAGTTATTCGAAAACAGATCATGATGCGACGTTCATGCGTATGAAAGATGATTATATGAAAAATGGTCAATTGAAACCTGGTTATAATGTACAAATTTCGACCGAAGGTCAATATACACTTGCCTATAGTTTATTTTCGAATCCAACAGACACACGTACATTAATTCCATTCCTAGATGAAATCGAGCAACATTATCTTCCATTACCGAAGTACATTGTCGCGGACGCAGGATATGGTAGTGAACAAAATTATGATGATATTCTTTCAAATCGTAAACGAGAAGCGTTAATTACGTATAACATGTATTTGAAAGAACAAAATAAAAAATATAAACAAAACGAATTCAATTCAGTTAACTGGCTTTACGATGAAGAGAAAGATACCTATACTTGCCCTAATCAACAGCGCGTTGTCTTTAAATATCATTCTGTTCGTACAGATAAGTCAGGTTTCGAGCGAGAATTTAAAATCTATGAGTGTGAAGACTGTTCAGATTGCCCATTCCGTTCATTATGTACGAAAGCAAAAGAAGGAAATCATCGAAAGATAATGGTGAACAAGAAATGGGAACAACAAAAAGAATATGTGAGAGCGAAGCTTTCAGAAGAAAAAATGAATTCTATTTACCGTCGACGCAAAATCGATGTAGAACCAGTTTTTGGATTCTTGAAGGCTAATTTGTGTTTCACTCGATTTTCAGTTCGCGGAAAATCGAAGGTCGAAAATGAAATGGGCCTAGCGTTAATGGCCGTGAATTTACGAAAATTCACGGTCAACACATTGGTTCGAACATAA
- the rsmD gene encoding 16S rRNA (guanine(966)-N(2))-methyltransferase RsmD: protein MRVISGECKGRQLKAVPGNQTRPTTDKVKETLFNVIGPYFSGGLGLDLFAGSGGLGIEALSRGLDKVIFVDRDMKAIQTIKGNLSLCDLDQRSEVFRNDAERALKAIIKRELQFTYIFLDPPYHKQKLTLLLQMIENNNLLINEGAIICEHGADVRLPEDIGGLKQVKKGDFGSIGLTIYSKLDMD from the coding sequence ATGAGAGTTATTTCAGGTGAGTGTAAAGGCAGACAATTAAAAGCAGTTCCTGGTAATCAAACAAGGCCAACAACAGATAAAGTGAAAGAAACACTTTTCAATGTTATTGGACCGTATTTTTCTGGTGGATTAGGTCTTGATTTATTTGCCGGGAGCGGTGGCTTAGGGATAGAAGCTTTAAGTCGTGGTCTAGATAAAGTAATATTTGTCGACAGAGATATGAAAGCAATTCAGACGATTAAAGGAAATCTTTCGTTATGCGATTTAGATCAGCGTAGTGAGGTTTTTCGTAATGATGCGGAGCGAGCTTTAAAAGCAATTATTAAAAGAGAGCTGCAATTTACATATATTTTTCTTGATCCTCCATATCATAAACAAAAGTTAACATTACTTTTACAGATGATTGAAAACAACAATCTACTTATCAATGAAGGTGCCATTATATGTGAGCATGGTGCAGACGTTAGACTTCCAGAAGATATAGGCGGTCTAAAACAAGTGAAAAAAGGCGATTTTGGAAGTATTGGCCTAACTATTTATTCAAAATTAGACATGGATTAA
- the ylbJ gene encoding sporulation integral membrane protein YlbJ codes for MKLSIIKTFFLALVVTIMAFSMILLPKESFEASIRGLNMWWEIVFPSLFPFFVISELLIGFGVVRFLGVLLEPFMRPLFRVPGVGGFAWAMGMATGFPAGAKLTSHLRMEGHLTRIEAERLVSFTNSSSPLFIFGAVSIGFFQNPRLGFLLAFAHYLGNFFVGITMRYYGSSKTKKGIKRASSRTLFVQALAALHHTRIKNNKPLGKLLGDAVISSIHTLLMIGGFIILFSVINKILFHLHITSILAKLMGFVLGFFQLPAELSTSLIAGLFEITLGSQMSSEVHAASMMAQVIVVSFILGFSGFSVQAQVASIIAQTDIRFKPFFFARILHGLLAGFFAFVLWKLIPKTFYLVTEDQAVPAIVFLHDTWWANIFHFFAKSGPLITIFSLLIYIFIYFSKTKKT; via the coding sequence TTGAAGCTTTCTATTATAAAAACATTTTTTCTCGCTTTAGTAGTTACAATCATGGCATTCTCCATGATCCTTCTACCTAAAGAATCATTTGAAGCATCCATAAGAGGTTTAAATATGTGGTGGGAAATTGTATTCCCTTCTTTATTTCCTTTTTTTGTTATTTCAGAGTTATTGATTGGTTTCGGGGTAGTTAGATTCTTGGGTGTTTTACTTGAACCATTTATGAGACCACTGTTTAGAGTACCTGGCGTTGGAGGGTTTGCATGGGCGATGGGAATGGCAACAGGTTTTCCAGCAGGAGCAAAATTAACTTCTCACCTCCGTATGGAAGGACATTTAACTAGAATCGAAGCGGAACGGTTAGTTTCATTCACTAATTCATCTAGTCCACTTTTTATTTTCGGAGCAGTTTCTATTGGCTTTTTTCAAAATCCAAGGCTAGGTTTCCTGTTAGCCTTTGCACATTATTTAGGTAATTTTTTCGTAGGAATTACAATGAGGTATTATGGTAGTAGTAAAACAAAAAAAGGAATCAAAAGAGCTTCATCAAGAACATTATTTGTTCAAGCCTTAGCTGCCCTTCATCACACACGAATAAAAAATAACAAACCTTTAGGTAAGCTTTTGGGTGACGCTGTTATCTCATCGATTCATACCCTACTAATGATCGGCGGTTTTATCATCTTGTTTTCAGTGATCAATAAAATATTATTCCACTTGCACATTACGTCCATTCTTGCCAAATTGATGGGATTTGTACTTGGCTTTTTCCAACTACCAGCAGAATTAAGTACTTCTTTGATCGCGGGTCTGTTTGAAATCACACTTGGAAGTCAAATGTCGAGTGAGGTACACGCAGCAAGTATGATGGCACAAGTTATTGTTGTTAGTTTTATTTTAGGGTTCAGTGGTTTTAGTGTACAAGCTCAAGTTGCGAGTATTATAGCTCAAACAGATATCAGGTTTAAGCCTTTCTTTTTTGCACGAATATTACATGGATTATTAGCTGGCTTTTTTGCATTTGTTCTTTGGAAGCTTATTCCAAAGACATTTTACTTAGTAACCGAAGATCAAGCAGTACCTGCCATTGTCTTTCTACATGACACTTGGTGGGCTAATATCTTTCACTTCTTTGCTAAAAGCGGACCACTAATAACCATTTTCTCGTTACTTATATATATCTTTATTTATTTTTCAAAAACAAAGAAAACATAA